AAGTTTGTCATATTCTAGAATTTCTgtagaaaataatgtaaaattgcaCTGCTAACACTGGAGGACATGGTTTTGACTTATAAAacaatttactatattttatagcataatatggttgcataacgaaataccacgtgcctacaagtcattaacatcaagatcagctttgcctttcgtccttttgggggtgggggtcaataaaataggtaccagttgaacactggggttgatgtaattcacttaaccccttccccaatattttgggccttgtgtcaatagtagaaaggattattattattataattagggcGGCTAccgggcagaatcattagcacaccagacaaaatgcttagcgacattttgtccatctttacgctctgccaagattctgccaaggtcaacttagcctttcatccttgttgttgttgttaccattatCATTGAACTTGAGTAAGTAATCGAGTAGCATCCTGCCCACTTGTGCttcttgtagaaagaattattattgttattattatcattattattattaaagtaaaaacaaacataataaataaaatcgcAGGACTGACCGTTGGGATCGAATTCCTCTGTTAAAAGATGATAACAGCATGAGACATTACAGAGGAGATGAGCCGCAGGATTCTGAGAGAAAAACCGAAGCGCCGTTGGGCAGAGATTGCCACAAGTATGAAGGCCTGCGACAAGCAGGTTGCTGCTGTCGCCCTGGGAACCGGCGTCAGCTTCACATTTATCATGTTCTGCAATCAGCTGTAAGATATTGGTGTCAGAGTTTACATACGTGGTAAATGGACAGTAAAACCCCCTTGGTTCCTTCTCAGTGGTCGTTGCAACATATTTCTGAAGATTACCACCACAGTCACCATTATTCTGATTCTGATTCTGTATTTTCAGAGATTCTTCTTCGTTTGGAACTGGTTGATTCTGATAAGAATTTTGGCTAAGGGTAAATTTTTTAATAAGTCCTGACCACTGTTTTTTCAAAATCTTTGCTCTCTTATTCGCTCCTGATGTATTCTGGTCAGCAGAATCAATACCAAAGACTTTTAAATCGTAACTGAAAGCAAGTTGGGTTCCAAGATAGCCTTTGCCACTGCCCAAGTCAACAATCTGTGGtacgagtaaaagaaaaaaattacattatcaAGAGGggagaaaattctaaaaaaaatatgataaacttaatttttgtatttgttttagttCAACTTACTTTACATATTCCAAAGCGCTGGCACAGTGAGTGGCACAACTGTGCCATAACAGCCACTTCATGGGACTTCTGTTTCGACATGAAATCCTTAACAAATGGTGTTTTGTCTTCAGTCAGTCGATATTTCATCTTGAGATCTTCAATGGCAGTTAATACAGCGAGCTGAGGAAGAGTATTTTCATGGGCAGATTTGATAAATTCTTCAAGATTATTGTGGCTCCATTTCAAAGTTTTGCATTCCAGGTCGGCAAGTCTTGAATTTTTTCCTTTGATGCCTGAAGAAATAAACAGAACAAAGGAAAGCATTTACGTAACAAGTGAATGGAATTAGTGAAAAATAATGGGAGGGGACTCATAAGACTCAAGGCAGACTCATAAAACTCTGAGTTGGTAGAGTCATCAGATTGAGTCATCTTTGTGAGGAGAGGAGTCTAGTCAATGTTATTGATcgcagtactttattttatagaccctgaaggGAAATAAGACAAAGTTGACCGTGACAGGATCTGAGCTCAGAAAGGATAGAGATGGAAGAGATGCCATTAAGCATTCTGTccaatatgctaatgattctgctaaataataattctttctactcgaagcgcaaggcctgaaatattttgggggaggggagctagttgattacatcaacccctgtactcaaatggtacttctttcatcagtgccaaaaagataaaaggcaaagttgaccttggcggaatttgaacccagaacatagcgatgggaaaaatactgctaagcatttcgtcttgcatgctaatgattctgccagttcaaaaccaagatcatagatattgccataCCTGGGGATGAATGTGTAGATGACAAAGTGCTGGAAAAGATGGAGAAATACAGACTGctaaaagatgaaattgcaagaatgtgggtaATGAGGAGAGTAACTGTTATTCTGGTAGTTGTAGGAGAGCACTAAGAATAACAGGGTTGAGAAAGATGTCAGAGAAATTGGGAATTGACATGGGAGCAGAGCAGGCCCCTAAAAACTGCTCTCGTGGgtacagctaggattttgagattggtgcttAGGTTCTCTGTGTCTTCCATGACAGGTTAACATTCAGGTACCAAAGCTTATAATTTGCAGAAAGAGaacctgtgagacctctgacaataGGTTGGAatctgctctcacagaatcaaccagagcaagtaAGACCGAGAGGTCCGAGgagtaaaataacaacaacaacaacaatggcaacaagaaAAGGAAGAGATGGTGGGTGGGAGGAGGAAGTGGAATAgaaagcagatgatgatgataatgatgatgacgatgaagccAATGACCACCATAAttcagaaagaggaagaggatgagtacaaggaagaggaggaaggagatcAAAGTAGACAAAATTTGAGAGTACAAACCATGTGGTATGTGATCCTCAAGCGTTGTACTCCAAGTGGACTGTGGTGGCCAGTGCACAGCACCTGAAGGCAACAGTAGAAGCTGGTCATCAGAGAGATGCAACAGTTGCCCCTGTATGGCAGCTGGTATGTATGTGTTCCACTGGTCTTTGGTAATGAAATCTGAGGTGTGGCTGTCAACCAAGGGCAGATATGGAGTCAAGAAATCAACAAGTCGTAGCAGACATTTCTCGATATGAAATTTGTATTCACATCTTGTTGAATGCTTCTTCAATTTACACGTCGTCTGTGTGTTTGGTTCATTTCCTTCTGTTTCTGTGTTACACAACTCTGTGAGTTTATTGGTTTTGGAATTTGGAACATCCTTTCTCGTTTCAGCCATATTTctttcaagagaaagataaaagaaaaagaaaaaagaagaatgaattAAAATTATGTTAATTGCTAATTTCTAATATAAATGCAAGAAC
The nucleotide sequence above comes from Octopus sinensis linkage group LG24, ASM634580v1, whole genome shotgun sequence. Encoded proteins:
- the LOC115223912 gene encoding methyltransferase-like protein 25 isoform X1; the encoded protein is MAETRKDVPNSKTNKLTELCNTETEGNEPNTQTTCKLKKHSTRCEYKFHIEKCLLRLVDFLTPYLPLVDSHTSDFITKDQWNTYIPAAIQGQLLHLSDDQLLLLPSGAVHWPPQSTWSTTLEDHIPHGIKGKNSRLADLECKTLKWSHNNLEEFIKSAHENTLPQLAVLTAIEDLKMKYRLTEDKTPFVKDFMSKQKSHEVAVMAQLCHSLCQRFGICKIVDLGSGKGYLGTQLAFSYDLKVFGIDSADQNTSGANKRAKILKKQWSGLIKKFTLSQNSYQNQPVPNEEESLKIQNQNQNNGDCGGNLQKYVATTTEKEPRGFYCPFTTYVNSDTNILQLIAEHDKCEADAGSQGDSSNLLVAGLHTCGNLCPTALRFFSQNPAAHLLCNVSCCYHLLTEEFDPNGAAQSEYGFPVSSILRKMKFHLGQNTKNLACQSVNRIISSSKLTGESLFQRALLQKIFIDTLSKQEQNSLKNSIKLRKLASKCSSFYDYVEMAFQKLDRSSEKISEEMVQDYLVKYEEDKKKLAAFFQVKSALAPCIEALIALDRIYYLLEQESIKDVSLLQLFDPVTSPRCYGIVAVKKIAVEDTCSAVAKETDVTTDTTTDVTTDVAYTTKDAIAMSL
- the LOC115223912 gene encoding methyltransferase-like protein 25 isoform X2, which encodes MAETRKDVPNSKTNKLTELCNTETEGNEPNTQTTCKLKKHSTRCEYKFHIEKCLLRLVDFLTPYLPLVDSHTSDFITKDQWNTYIPAAIQGQLLHLSDDQLLLLPSGAVHWPPQSTWSTTLEDHIPHGIKGKNSRLADLECKTLKWSHNNLEEFIKSAHENTLPQLAVLTAIEDLKMKYRLTEDKTPFVKDFMSKQKSHEVAVMAQLCHSLCQRFGICKIVDLGSGKGYLGTQLAFSYDLKVFGIDSADQNTSGANKRAKILKKQWSGLIKKFTLSQNSYQNQPVPNEEESLKIQNQNQNNGDCGGNLQKYVATTTEKEPRGFYCPFTTYVNSDTNILQLIAEHDKCEADAGSQGDSSNLLVAGLHTCGNLCPTALRFFSQNPAAHLLCNVSCCYHLLTEEFDPNGAAQSEYGFPVSSILRKMKFHLGQNTKNLACQSVNRIISSSKLTGESLFQRALLQKIFIDTLSKQEQNSLKNSIKLRKLASKCSSFYDYVEMAFQKLDRSSEKISEEMVQDYLVKYEEDKKKLAAFFQVKSALAPCIEALIALDRIYYLLEQESIKDVSLLQLFDPVTSPRCYGIVAVKKIAVEDTCSAVAKETDVTTDTTTDVTTGLATDTTTDLTKI
- the LOC115223912 gene encoding methyltransferase-like protein 25 isoform X3; this translates as MAETRKDVPNSKTNKLTELCNTETEGNEPNTQTTCKLKKHSTRCEYKFHIEKCLLRLVDFLTPYLPLVDSHTSDFITKDQWNTYIPAAIQGQLLHLSDDQLLLLPSGAVHWPPQSTWSTTLEDHIPHGIKGKNSRLADLECKTLKWSHNNLEEFIKSAHENTLPQLAVLTAIEDLKMKYRLTEDKTPFVKDFMSKQKSHEVAVMAQLCHSLCQRFGICKIVDLGSGKGYLGTQLAFSYDLKVFGIDSADQNTSGANKRAKILKKQWSGLIKKFTLSQNSYQNQPVPNEEESLKIQNQNQNNGDCGGNLQKYVATTTEKEPRGFYCPFTTYVNSDTNILQLIAEHDKCEADAGSQGDSSNLLVAGLHTCGNLCPTALRFFSQNPAAHLLCNVSCCYHLLTEEFDPNGAAQSEYGFPVSSILRKMKFHLGQNTKNLACQSVNRIISSSKLTGESLFQRALLQKIFIDTLSKQEQNSLKNSIKLRKLASKCSSFYDYVEMAFQKLDRSSEKISEEMVQDYLVKYEEDKKKLAAFFQVKSALAPCIEALIALDRIYYLLEQESIKDVSLLQLFDPVTSPRCYGIVAVKKLLPKKQMSQQIQQQMSQQV